CCCGCCGCTCGCCGACGCGGCCGGCCGCACCGTCGCCGTCATCGGCGGCCGCTGCTACGCCCTGCACCCCTGGATCGAGGGCCGGCACCGCGACGGCGCGCAGCTCACCGCCGGCGGCTCGCGCCGCCTGGGCGCGCTGCTCGGCCATGTCCACACCTGCCTCGCGCAGGTCATGGAGACCCCGCCGGCGGGCCGCGCGTACGAGAGCGCCGACCCCGAGCGGACCGTCCGGGTCGTCGACGAGCTGCTGCGCCTCGCCCGCGCCCACCGCCCCCGCGACGGCTTCGACGAACTCGCCGAGCACCGGCTCACCGAGCGCCGCGAACTGCTCGCCGAGCACGCCCACCGCCGTCCCCCGCCCGCCGCCGCGGGCGGCTGGGTGCACGGTGACTTCCACCCCCTGAACCTGCTCTACCGGGGCGCGGAACCCGCCGCGATCGTCGACTGGGACCGGCTGGGCGTCCAGCCACGCGCCGAGGAGGCGGTCCGGGCCGCCGCGATCTTCTTCGTCCGCCCGGCGGGGCAGCTGGCCCTGGCGAAGGTGCGGGCGTACGCGCGCGCCTACCGTCGGGCCGCCGGCGCGGACGCGGCCGAACTCGCCGCCGCCGTGCACCGGGTGTGGTGGGAGCGGCTCAACGACTTCTGGATACTGCGCTGGCGCTACCAGCTGGACGACCGAAGGGCCGACCCGCAGTTTCCCGCGGTGTCGGCCCTGGTGGTGTGGTGGACCCGGGAGTACGAGGCGGTACGCGACGCCTTCACCGGGTGAACCGGGCCCTCGCCGGTTGACGAGGGCCGGTTTCAACGAAGTTGACGGGCGATCAGTTCGCGCCGCCGCCACCCGCGGGATCGCCGGTGGTGCCGGGATCGCCCGTGCTGCCGCCGTTGGTCGTGCCCGGGTCGGTGCCGCCGTTGTCCGCGCCGCCGTCGGCGGGCTCCGTGGGCTCCGTCGGCTTGTCCGTCGGCTCGCCGGTGCCGCCCTGGTCGGTCCCGCCGTCGACGGTGCCCGGGTCGGGGCTGCTCG
This sequence is a window from Streptomyces sp. HUAS YS2. Protein-coding genes within it:
- a CDS encoding phosphotransferase; the encoded protein is MPRSSATLAPPVGALLRRYREAGEPLSCEPVTQGLLNRGYRLATTRGAYFLKQHLDAPTADRDTIARQHLATQRLHDLGLPVAPPLADAAGRTVAVIGGRCYALHPWIEGRHRDGAQLTAGGSRRLGALLGHVHTCLAQVMETPPAGRAYESADPERTVRVVDELLRLARAHRPRDGFDELAEHRLTERRELLAEHAHRRPPPAAAGGWVHGDFHPLNLLYRGAEPAAIVDWDRLGVQPRAEEAVRAAAIFFVRPAGQLALAKVRAYARAYRRAAGADAAELAAAVHRVWWERLNDFWILRWRYQLDDRRADPQFPAVSALVVWWTREYEAVRDAFTG